Within Pseudomonas tructae, the genomic segment GCGCTGTTCCTGCTGCTGGAGCGCCTGGACAGCGGCGAAATCGCCTTCGACCGCCTGGTGATCGAGTGCACCGGCTTGGCCGACCCGGCACCGGTGGCGCAAACCTTCTTCATCGATGAAGAGCTGCGCGAGCGCTACATCCTCGACGGCATCATCACCCTGGTGGATGCGGCGCATGCCGAGCTGCATCTGACCCAGGCCATCGCCCAGGCCCAGGTGGGCTTTGCCGACCGCCTGCTGGTGAGCAAGACCGATCTGGTCGATGAGGCCAGCTTCCAGGCCCTGAGCGAGCGCCTGGGGCGGATCAACCGCCGGGCGCCGATTCGTGTGGTGGACAACGGCAAGATCGATCTGGCCGAGCTGCTCGATGTCCGCGGTTTCAATCTCAATGCCGACCTGGGCGGCGGCTTGCGCCTGCGCCCGGCCGGCCAGACGGCAACTCCGGACCGCATCTCCAGCCTGGTACTGCGTAGCGAAACGCCACTGGATATCGATCGCCTCAGTGACTTCATGAATCAGTTGCTTGAAGACCACGGCAAGCAACTGCTGCGTTACAAGGGGGTGTTGAGCATCGCCGGTGAGGATCGGCGCCTGGTGTTCCAGGGGGTGTTGAAGCTTTACGGTTTTGACTGGGACAGCGAGTGGGCCCAAGGGCAGGAACGTGAAAGCGTGATGGTGTTCATTGGCGATGAGCTACCACAGGAAACAATCACCACCCGCTTCGAGGCGTTAAGCCACACCGAGCGTTGAGGGTGCAATCACGGGGCCGAAACCCCTGTGATTGCTGTTCACTAGACTTCGTCAGGATTGCTCAGGTAAGCGGCATTGCGTTCAGTGATACGCAAGCGCAACGGCAGTGCTTCGCCACCTTTGGCGCCCATGTAGATGTGGGGGGCGTCATGGCGTCGATAACGGTGCCAGGCTTTCCCGGAACGACAGTCCTGTAAGTGGATGATCAGCGTGTCGCTCTTGAAGTCGAGCAAATGCATCGGGCCTTTGGAGCCCATGAGTTTGACCTTCAAGGGGGAGTGGCTGTCGGGTGCAAAGGCGCCAATGGCACCGCGGGCATAGCGTTCCATGTCCTCATGGGTGTCCATGCTGATGCACTTGCCAAAATGTGCGCCAGGCGAGCGGACATACAGGGCATAGCCATCATCCGTGCTGCGAAAGTAGAGCAGCAAGGGCTCGTTGGCCGTATCGCTGGGTTGGTGGCCCAGCAAGTGGGAGTCGTCGCGTTGCTGTAGACGGCCGCTGAAAAATCCACCGCCGGTGCGAGCCTGGGTGACCTGCACCGGGCCACCGGTCAGTGTGTCCAGAAAATGCAGGGGCAAGCGCGGGGTATCGATTTGAGCGATGAACGACTGTTGTCGGTGCGTAGCCATAGGAGTTCTCCTTGATTACTTGATGGCCTTCACTCACTCGCGAACGGTGTTGATCACCGCTTTGTTGTTCAGGTAGGCCTGAGTGGAGGCTTGAGCCTGCGTCTCTAAATCAATGGCTCTGCCAGTCCACCTCGCGCTCCAGAATGTTCAATCTCAGGCTGGTTGCTGGCGCCGACTTCCGGGCGATGAGATATCCGCCTTCATCCAGACCGAAGGTATTTGTCGATAGGCGAGCACTGGTCGACGGGCATTCCAGGTTGATGATGGCGAAATCCGTAATCAGGTCCGAAAGGACCACGGCCTGACCCGTATGAGCAAAGATCAACCGCCAGGGTGATGGCGTGTTGTCTTCAATGGGACGAGCGATGGGTACCCCATACTTGCTCTTGAACATAGCCTGCCCTAGGTAGTTACCACTACGTATGTAGAGCCGGTAAGTCCCCTCACTATGGCGGAAGTAGAATTGCGTGGGCGAAGGGGTCCCCGTCAGGTGGAAGTCGACGAGCCCTGCATCACGGGCGTTGTCCCAGACCTCGTCTGGCGTACTCAGGCTGCCCAGGGCGTGGGACGCGTCCAGTGATCCCAGATTGGGATCGGGATGAGCCACCATGACGTTCCGGTCGGTGGCTTCGCTCAGGACGAAGAGTGGATGACCATTGATCAGAAGGGTTGCGGTGAAGGAAAGTAGTTTGTCGTCAGCCATTGCGTGGCTCCATTGCGGCTTGCGTGAGTGTTACACGCTAAGTGCTTTGAAATGGCTCACACAGCTGGAACCTGTTCCGCGCCTGGTCTGAAAAGAACAAGCCCGGCACATGGCCGGGCTTGTTCACATCAAGCGACTGCTATCAGTTGCCGTATACCGGCAGTTTGGCGCAGATGGCCTTGACCTTCTCGCGAACGGCGTCGATCACCGCTTCGTTGTTCAGGTCAGCCAGGATGTCGCAGATCCAGCCGGCCAGTTCCTTGCACTCGGCCTCTTTGAAGCCACGAGTGGTCACTGCCGGGGTGCCGAAGCGCAGGCCGGAGGTGACGAACGGCGAACGTGGGTCGTTCGGTACCGAGTTCTTGTTGACGGTGATGAAGGCGCGACCCAGGGCGGCGTCGGCGTCTTTACCGGAGATTTCCTGCTTGATCAGCGACAGCAGGAACAGGTGGTTTTCAGTTCCGCCGGACACTACGTCGAAACCGCGCTCGATGAACACGCCGGCCATGGCCTGGGCGTTTTTCACCACTTGTTGCTGGTAGGTCTTGAACTCAGGCTGCAGCGCTTCCTTGAAGCAGATGGCCTTGGCGGCAATCACGTGCTCCAGTGGGCCGCCCTGGGCGCCCGGGAAGACGGCGGAGTTGAGCTTCTTCTCGATCTCGGCGTTGGCACGCGCAAGGATCAGGCCGCCACGCGGCCCGCGCAGGGTCTTGTGGGTGGTGGTGGTGACCACGTCGGCGAAAGGAACCGGGTTCGGGTACACGCCTGCAGCGACCAGGCCGGCTACGTGAGCCATGTCGACGAACAGGTAGGCACCGACCTTGTCGGCGATTTCGCGGAAGCGTGGGAAGTCGAGGATCTGCGAGTAGGCCGAGAAACCGGCAACGATCATCTTCGGCTTGTGCTCGACTGCCAGGCGCTCGACTTCGTCGTAGTCGATCAGGCCGTTGGCGTCGATGCCGTACTGGATGGCGTTGTACAGTTTGCCCGAGGCGCTGACGTTGGCGCCGTGGGTCAGGTGACCACCGTGGGCCAGGCTCATGCCCAGGATGGTGTCACCGGCCGACAGCAGGGCCAGGTAGACGGCGCTGTTGGCTTGGGAGCCGGCGTGCGGCTGAACGTTGGCGTAGTCGGCGCCGAACAGTTCCTTGGCACGGTCGATGGCCAGTTGCTCGACCACGTCGACGTATTCGCAACCACCGTAGTAGCGCTTGCCCGGGTAGCCTTCGGCGTACTTGTTGGTCAGCACCGAGCCCTGGGCTTCCATGACGGCGGGGCTTGTGTAGTTTTCCGAGGCGATCAGCTCGATATGTTCTTCCTGGCGCTGGGCTTCTTGCTCCATGGCGGCAAAGAGATCGGCGTCGTACTTGGCAATGGTCAAATCACGGCTGA encodes:
- the yjiA gene encoding GTPase; amino-acid sequence: MLPPIPVTVLSGFLGAGKTTLLRHLLKAEHGLKIAVIENEFSDAGIDTQLLGDEPVQVMTLANGCVCCSIHTDLTKALFLLLERLDSGEIAFDRLVIECTGLADPAPVAQTFFIDEELRERYILDGIITLVDAAHAELHLTQAIAQAQVGFADRLLVSKTDLVDEASFQALSERLGRINRRAPIRVVDNGKIDLAELLDVRGFNLNADLGGGLRLRPAGQTATPDRISSLVLRSETPLDIDRLSDFMNQLLEDHGKQLLRYKGVLSIAGEDRRLVFQGVLKLYGFDWDSEWAQGQERESVMVFIGDELPQETITTRFEALSHTER
- the glyA gene encoding serine hydroxymethyltransferase; this translates as MFSRDLTIAKYDADLFAAMEQEAQRQEEHIELIASENYTSPAVMEAQGSVLTNKYAEGYPGKRYYGGCEYVDVVEQLAIDRAKELFGADYANVQPHAGSQANSAVYLALLSAGDTILGMSLAHGGHLTHGANVSASGKLYNAIQYGIDANGLIDYDEVERLAVEHKPKMIVAGFSAYSQILDFPRFREIADKVGAYLFVDMAHVAGLVAAGVYPNPVPFADVVTTTTHKTLRGPRGGLILARANAEIEKKLNSAVFPGAQGGPLEHVIAAKAICFKEALQPEFKTYQQQVVKNAQAMAGVFIERGFDVVSGGTENHLFLLSLIKQEISGKDADAALGRAFITVNKNSVPNDPRSPFVTSGLRFGTPAVTTRGFKEAECKELAGWICDILADLNNEAVIDAVREKVKAICAKLPVYGN